AGAGCTGCGGAGAAGAGAAGCCAGATGAGTCTGGGGCCGACGGCCCCCGCAACGCCGGCACTGAGCGCTGGCCGACCGCAACCCTCGGTGGACAGCCTGAACTACGGTGAACAGCAGTCTCTTCGTTTGGACCTGGAAAGATTTCAAGCTCCGAGAGGAGGAGCCAAAGCTGGTCCTTGGCCGCTGGCCCCACGGCCTCGATTCCCTTCCCGAGAGCTGCCTTCAAGCTCTTCCGGGGTCTATGCGTCCAAGTCTAGTGTCCCCGGCCGGGCCCACCCCTGCGGCCTCGCGCCGCCCGTCTCCGCTTGGCCAGCAACCTCGGGCCAAGGCCCCGTCGCCCAGACCCCCTCGCCCCGGCCAGGCCCTCCTCCGCGCGGTCTCCCGGCTACCGCCACAGGCGGCCAGGCGGCCTCACCGGCCAAAGCCGTCCGGTGTCCCGCTTCCGCCCTTGCAGCCCACAGGCGCTTCCGCCCGAGCGCCGCCGCCGGCGGAAGTATTTGGCGCGGGGGCTGCCGGGACGGCTCCGCCCCTCCCCGGCCGACCTGCGCGCGTCCCGTCGGGCGCCGCGCGGGGTTAGCGCGGGGTCGGTGGGTCAGGCGCGAGGCGGTTCCCCGGCTCGGCGGCCCGGCCAGGCGGTCGCAGGTACTTCGAGACAGGTGGGCGGAGCTGGGCTCAGGCTCGGCGACCGATCCGCAGTCTGTCCGCGCCGCCCGCCCGCCTCAGGGCTGCTCGGGGCAGTCACCAGCCCTCAGACGCCCCGCCTCTGAGAGGCGTTCGTGGAGGGCCGGGAGCGAAGCGGGCGTTGGTTAGGGAGACCCAAGGGGAGCAAAGCCTGAAGGAAGCCCGGGCGGGGGAGCGGCGAGAAGCGAGGCGGGACGGGCTGCCCTCTGCCTAAAAGCAGAGAGCCCTGCCCGGGCCGGAGTGGAAGTGTGGGCACCAGAGGAGCGCCGGGCCGATTCTGTAGCAGTTGCGGAGGCGAAGGCGGGcgaagaggaggggaggggaggcggagTCAGGAGGGCCCTGGGCTCCAGCTGTGAGCGGCCGTGCGGGCAGCGGGACCCTCTGTCCGCGGTGTGACCGATCTCGGGTGCCCACGGCAGGATGTACACGCTGCTGTCGGGCCTATACAAGTACATGTTCCAGAAGGACGAGTACTGCGTCCTGATCCTGGGTCTGGACAACGCCGGGAAGACGGTGAGTGCGGCTCCGTGTCAGCGCCACCCCCTACTCCCACAGTCCTTTCGGTGTTTTTTTTAGCTGCGTGTTCTCCACCTAGACAGGCTCTGAACCCAGCTTAAGGTCATAGGGTAGTTACCACCAGCCGCTTTAAAAGGCAAGCGTTGTTCTCTTTTGCCTTATTGTAAAGGAATAAGCCCCAGGAGGAGTGTTTGAAAACTATTGCAATTCTTGTCTTACGCCTTTTTCTCTCGGCCCTTAGACCTTCTTGGAGCAGTCAAAGACCCGATTCAACAAGAACTACAAGGGGATGAGTCTGTCCAAAATCACTACCACCGTGGGCCTAAACAGTAAGGGTCCTTTGGGGGGTGTGGGTTGGAGGCAGAACCCTCAGGATGCTGCAGTGTGCAAAGGCCGT
This genomic interval from Cervus canadensis isolate Bull #8, Minnesota chromosome 10, ASM1932006v1, whole genome shotgun sequence contains the following:
- the ARFRP1 gene encoding ADP-ribosylation factor-related protein 1 isoform X1, which encodes MSLGPTAPATPALSAGRPQPSVDSLNYGEQQSLRLDLERFQAPRGGAKAGPWPLAPRPRFPSRELPSSSSGVYASKSSVPGRAHPCGLAPPVSAWPATSGQGPVAQTPSPRPGPPPRGLPATATGGQAASPAKAVRCPASALAAHRRFRPSAAAGGSIWRGGCRDGSAPPRPTCARPVGRRAGLARGRWVRREAVPRLGGPARRSQDVHAAVGPIQVHVPEGRVLRPDPGSGQRREDDLLGAVKDPIQQELQGDESVQNHYHRGPKHWHCGRGKGPPDVLGLGGAGGAAVSVGQGCT